A DNA window from Pseudorasbora parva isolate DD20220531a chromosome 5, ASM2467924v1, whole genome shotgun sequence contains the following coding sequences:
- the ccdc80 gene encoding coiled-coil domain-containing protein 80, which translates to MRGRYMLGFGVLCLLTLAVYVSESSPTDKQVKLRLLSIRRARQFKSRQGPIIKTRSSSWINDRRQQMQGDEGINITRNVQSRRILAQRRQGGTMNTIQQDDGTPGARARVSRMPSSAGSPNLLASFAGKNRLLVISAPHDSDGYYRLMMSLLKPEVYCELAERHVHQIVMFHQEGELGGKIRRITNEGKVMEEPLDTTLIPRLINFLKLEKGKFGMVLLKKTLQVEERYPYPVRLEAMYEVIDQSPMRKMEKVRQKGFVQKCKGAGVEGQVVEGVPSTDSQVDPPTERRKPIRRTTTTTTPTPTTTTTTTKTTTTTRPPTTTRSTTTTTTTTRPTTTRATTTPRTTRVTTTLQWIPAHKTTAEPYYYNRRDRYQTTSPTTLSVYTKADTAKYRDNRTDKKEDNHRHTNIIPTQHKPPKVKPTKKKNGDKEIRNGYEEKYDAGRPTDAYAEEKEEEIVPAKKGKGKTDKKKKKDKNDKVPKKEKGKGKGGKKNGKNVSKIHEKEEYQKPTKRPSPPPPPKGTLATFLDYFESRRRLILITSPTEENTMYAQQRDEYLEHVCEMAVRKVSIITIFGTLANSTMKIDHYQLENDKPMKGLRQEDLENQDLITELRKEYGMTYSDFYMVLTDLDMKAKQYYEVPIAMKAVFDYIDTFSSRIREMEQQKRDGVTCKKEDKPRSLENFLSRFRWRRRLFVISAPNDEEWAYQQQLYALTSQACNLGLRHVSILKLVGTELIDMGGVLELYPINGSATVEREGISASLVRDIRNYFQISPEYFSMLLVGKDGNVKSWYPSPMWSMAIIYDLIDSMQLRRQEMAIQQSLGMRCPEDEYGGYGYHHGYHEGYQDGYHQGYGY; encoded by the exons ATGAGGGGAAGGTACATGCTTGGTTTCGGGGTTTTATGTCTGTTGACATTGGCTGTTTACGTGTCAGAGAGTAGCCCGACCGATAAACAAGTGAAACTCAGACTGCTGTCCATAAGGCGAGCTAGACAATTTAAATCACGACAGGGGCCGATCATCAAAACACGTTCTTCTTCATGGATCAATGATAGACGCCAGCAGATGCAGGGAGATGAAGGTATAAACATTACCAGGAACGTCCAATCCAGAAGGATCTTGGCACAAAGGAGACAGGGTGGGACTATGAATACAATCCAGCAAGATGATGGAACACCTGGAGCCAGGGCCAGAGTATCCCGCATGCCAAGCAGTGCCGGTTCTCCAAACTTATTGGCGTCATTTGCGGGGAAAAATCGCCTGCTGGTTATTTCCGCACCTCACGACTCGGATGGTTACTACAGATTGATGATGAGTCTTCTCAAACCAGAGGTTTACTGCGAGTTAGCCGAGCGGCACGTGCATCAGATTGTCATGTTTCACCAGGAAGGGGAATTGGGTGGGAAAATCAGACGCATTACTAATGAAGGCAAAGTGATGGAAGAGCCGTTGGATACGACTCTTATTCCCAGGCTAATAAACTTTCTTAAACTAGAGAAAGGAAAGTTTGGGATGGTCCTTCTTAAGAAGACGCTTCAGGTAGAGGAGCGCTACCCATACCCTGTCAGACTAGAAGCGATGTATGAAGTTATCGACCAGTCACCTATGCGCAAAATGGAGAAAGTGAGGCAGAAAGGCTTTGTACAGAAGTGTAAAGGAGCTGGGGTGGAGGGTCAGGTGGTTGAGGGTGTCCCCAGCACTGACTCCCAAGTGGACCCACCAACAGAGAGGAGAAAACCCATCCGAAGAACGACTACAACAACTACTCCAACTCCAACAACTACTACCACCACTACCAAAACAACTACCACCACACGTCCCCCAACTACAACTCGATCCACTACCACAACAACGACAACAACACGGCCGACCACAACGCGGGCCACCACCACTCCAAGGACGACCAGAGTTACTACTACCCTGCAATGGATCCCAGCTCACAAGACCACCGCCGAACCTTATTATTACAACCGAAGGGACAGATACCAGACAACCTCACCCACGACACTTTCTGTCTACACCAAGGCTGACACAGCAAAATACAGGGACAATCGCACTGATAAAAAAGAAGACAACCACAGACATACCAACATTATACCTACACAACACAAACCCCCTAAAGTTAAGCCTACGAAGAAAAAGAATGGCGATAAGGAAATTAGAAATGGTTACGAGGAGAAATATGATGCCGGCAGGCCCACCGATGCCTATGCTGAAGAGAAGGAGGAAGAGATTGTGCCTGCCAAGAAAGGCAAGGGCAAGACtgataaaaagaagaaaaaggacAAGAACGACAAGGTACCCAAGAAAGAAAAAGGGAAGGGAAAAGGCGGTAAGAAAAATGGAAAGAATGTTTCAAAGATCCATGAGAAAGAAGAATATCAGAAACCAACAAAAAGACCATCACCGCCACCACCACCTAAAGGAACTCTGGCAACCTTTTTGGACTATTTTGAAAGCAGAAGGAGACTAATT TTGATCACCTCTCCAACAGAGGAGAACACCATGTATGCTCAGCAGAGGGATGAATACTTGGAACATGTGTGTGAGATGGCAGTCAGGAAGGTCTCCATCATCACCATCTTTGGCACACTTGCAAACAGCACCATGAAGATAGATCATTACCAGCTTG AGAATGACAAGCCCATGAAAGGTCTGAGACAGGAGGATTTGGAGAACCAGGATCTCATCACGGAGCTAAGGAAAGAGTACGGAATGACCTACAGCGATTTCTACATGGTCCTCACAGACCTTGACATGAAAGCGAAG CAATACTACGAAGTGCCAATTGCAATGAAAGCGGTTTTTGACTATATCGACACGTTTTCCTCGCGCATCAGAGAGATGGAACAACAGAAACGTGATGGGGTGACATGTAAAAAAGAAGACAAGCCAAGATCATTAGAGAACTTCCTTTCCAG GTTCCGCTGGAGACGCAGGTTGTTTGTCATATCTGCACCAAATGATGAGGAATGGGCCTATCAGCAACAACTCTATGCACTGACCAGTCAGGCATGCAACCTAG GTCTTCGCCATGTATCAATACTGAAGCTGGTGGGAACAGAGCTGATAGACATGGGAGGAGTGTTAGAGCTTTACCCCATCAATG GAAGTGCAACGGTGGAGCGTGAGGGAATATCTGCCAGTCTAGTAAGGGACATTAGAAACTATTTCCAGATCAGCCCTGAATACTTCTCCATGCTGCTGGTGGGAAAAGATGGAAATGTCAAGTCCTGGTACCCATCTCCTATGTGGTCCATGGCTATCATCTACGACTTAATCGACTCCATGCAACTCCGCAGACAGGAAATGGCCATCCAGCAGTCTCTAGGCATGCGCTGCCCAGAAGATGAGTACGGTGGCTACGGTTACCACCACGGCTATCACGAGGGTTACCAGGATGGCTATCATCAGGGTTATGGATATTAG